The Vibrio penaeicida genome contains a region encoding:
- a CDS encoding TRAP transporter large permease, producing MDISVGFWLLCLFMLLISFSIPIAIAIALSSLVIMCTIMPFDIALMTAGQKIVTGIDSFSLLAIPFFILAGNIMNRGGIAQRLVDFAKLLVGRLPGSLSHVNVIANMLFGSVSGSAVAAAAAVGKTLEPELEKEGYSKSFSTAVNVASCPAGLLIPPSNSLIVFSVVSGGTSIAALFIAGYVPGILMGISCMIVAYFIAKKKGYKSVATRTTLPEALAITWRAIPSLGLVLVVIGGIIGGVFTATEGACIAVLYSLFLSLAYRSLGLSALRTICIETAEITGIMLFLIGASTIMSWAMAFTGLPSLISDWMLSISDNPIIILILMNIILLIVGMFMDLTPAVLIFTPIFMPIATQLGMHPIHFAMMIIFNLCIGIATPPVGTALFVGCSVSGAKIEHVIKSILPFCAVLIITLLLITFVPEISLSMPRAFGLIK from the coding sequence ATGGATATCTCCGTCGGCTTTTGGCTATTGTGTCTATTTATGCTGCTGATCTCTTTTAGTATTCCAATCGCGATTGCTATTGCTTTATCTTCTCTTGTCATCATGTGCACCATCATGCCATTTGATATTGCACTTATGACCGCTGGGCAAAAAATAGTAACCGGTATCGACAGCTTTAGTTTACTTGCAATACCTTTTTTTATACTGGCTGGTAACATCATGAACAGGGGTGGAATAGCTCAGCGACTCGTTGATTTCGCGAAGCTATTAGTTGGACGGCTTCCGGGTTCACTGTCACATGTAAATGTTATTGCAAATATGCTTTTTGGCTCTGTATCGGGTTCAGCCGTAGCGGCAGCGGCAGCCGTAGGTAAAACATTAGAACCAGAACTAGAGAAAGAAGGCTATAGCAAATCATTTTCTACTGCTGTCAACGTGGCTTCCTGCCCTGCGGGATTACTTATTCCACCAAGTAACTCACTGATTGTGTTTTCTGTAGTGAGTGGTGGAACATCCATTGCCGCTCTATTTATAGCTGGTTACGTTCCCGGGATCTTAATGGGCATAAGCTGTATGATCGTTGCGTACTTTATTGCTAAGAAAAAAGGGTATAAAAGCGTAGCAACCCGCACGACATTGCCTGAAGCATTAGCTATCACCTGGAGAGCGATACCTAGCCTTGGACTGGTTTTGGTTGTTATTGGAGGGATTATAGGAGGTGTGTTTACAGCAACAGAGGGCGCGTGTATCGCGGTACTTTACTCTTTGTTTTTGTCTCTTGCTTATCGCTCGCTAGGTCTTTCTGCACTACGTACCATTTGTATTGAGACAGCAGAGATTACTGGAATTATGTTGTTTTTAATTGGAGCTTCGACAATTATGTCTTGGGCCATGGCTTTTACTGGTTTACCAAGCTTAATCAGCGATTGGATGCTTTCTATTTCAGACAACCCGATTATCATTTTGATCCTCATGAATATAATACTTCTAATCGTTGGTATGTTCATGGACCTCACGCCAGCAGTATTAATCTTTACTCCTATATTTATGCCTATCGCCACTCAACTAGGTATGCACCCTATTCATTTTGCTATGATGATCATATTCAACTTATGCATCGGGATTGCAACACCACCAGTAGGCACGGCACTGTTTGTTGGGTGTAGTGTTAGTGGAGCGAAAATAGAGCATGTTATTAAATCAATCCTGCCCTTTTGCGCGGTGCTGATAATAACTCTACTACTTATTACATTTGTCCCTGAAATAAGCTTAAGTATGCCGCGTGCTTTTGGGTTAATAAAATAA
- a CDS encoding TnsA endonuclease N-terminal domain-containing protein — translation MYPHTINKPHAKKNIFKFISVKCNAIIMCESSLEFDACFHLEYHPDVVSFESQPFCLEYQLEDGPHSYTPDFLVTLKDGKRYLQEVKNSKLSLTPEYLHVFEAMQKGSKDIGLPLHLVTERQIRKGFIVDNLKLIHRYAGSKHICSFKQSLLEVIQNQGLSSSEKLAGIFNKSIGFINRELLELISLGLVSAHLEASMFDESTTIWLRE, via the coding sequence ATGTACCCGCATACCATTAATAAGCCGCACGCTAAGAAAAATATCTTCAAATTCATTAGTGTGAAATGCAATGCCATCATCATGTGTGAATCATCGCTTGAATTTGATGCATGTTTTCACCTTGAATACCATCCTGACGTTGTCTCTTTTGAGAGTCAGCCGTTTTGCTTAGAATACCAATTAGAAGATGGACCACATAGTTACACTCCTGATTTTCTTGTAACGTTGAAAGATGGTAAGAGATATCTACAAGAAGTTAAAAACTCCAAGTTATCTCTTACGCCTGAATATCTTCATGTTTTCGAAGCAATGCAAAAAGGTAGTAAAGATATTGGACTTCCTCTTCATCTCGTCACAGAAAGACAAATTCGTAAAGGCTTTATCGTAGATAACCTCAAGTTGATACACCGTTATGCAGGTTCAAAGCACATTTGTTCCTTCAAACAATCACTTTTAGAAGTCATTCAAAACCAAGGGTTGTCATCATCAGAAAAGCTCGCTGGTATATTTAATAAGTCCATAGGGTTTATAAACCGAGAATTGTTAGAACTAATTAGTCTTGGCCTTGTTTCTGCTCATCTTGAAGCTTCCATGTTCGATGAGAGCACTACAATTTGGTTGAGGGAATAA
- the csy3 gene encoding type I-F CRISPR-associated protein Csy3: MELCNQLSYLRSLSTGKAYFYSLSNEGTMCPIEIDRTRLRAPKGGYSEAYKGNNFSPKNVAPQDLSYANPQYIEECYVKPGVDDIYCAFSLRISANSLGPQICSDDEVRNKLSMLAKAYKKAGGYSELAHRYAKNILLGTWLWRNRDARNVQIEITTSDSNVFVIENVLKLSWYGKWDKKSTDILEQLTDFLVRALSEPKAYFYMDVKAKMAVGWGDEIYPSQKFLDSKENDVPKKQLATVEIEGGRETAALHGQKVGAALQLIDDWWHDEADKPLRVNEYGADREYVIARRHPKLKNDFYQLLRNTEIWIESMTSSKTIPDDVHFVMSVLIKGGLFNCSKA, translated from the coding sequence ATGGAGCTCTGCAATCAACTCAGCTATTTACGTTCGCTTTCTACTGGCAAAGCATATTTCTATTCTTTATCCAATGAAGGGACGATGTGCCCAATTGAAATAGACAGAACCCGATTAAGGGCTCCCAAAGGTGGTTACTCAGAAGCATACAAAGGTAACAACTTTTCACCGAAAAATGTTGCCCCTCAAGACTTGTCATATGCAAACCCTCAATATATTGAAGAATGTTACGTTAAGCCAGGTGTGGATGATATCTATTGTGCTTTTTCTCTACGCATCAGTGCCAACTCATTAGGTCCCCAAATATGTAGTGATGATGAAGTGCGTAATAAGTTATCTATGCTTGCCAAAGCCTACAAAAAGGCAGGTGGTTACTCTGAACTTGCACATCGCTACGCTAAAAATATTCTACTTGGTACATGGCTTTGGCGTAATCGAGACGCTCGAAATGTACAGATAGAGATTACGACGAGTGACTCTAATGTATTCGTTATTGAAAATGTTCTTAAGCTTTCCTGGTATGGAAAGTGGGATAAAAAGTCGACTGATATTTTGGAACAACTAACTGACTTTTTGGTTAGAGCATTGTCCGAACCCAAGGCATATTTCTATATGGATGTTAAAGCAAAAATGGCTGTCGGGTGGGGAGATGAAATCTATCCAAGCCAAAAATTTTTGGATAGTAAGGAAAATGATGTTCCTAAAAAGCAGTTAGCAACCGTTGAGATTGAGGGTGGAAGGGAAACGGCCGCACTCCATGGGCAGAAAGTTGGGGCGGCTTTACAGTTAATTGATGATTGGTGGCACGACGAAGCAGATAAGCCCCTAAGAGTTAATGAATATGGTGCAGATAGAGAATATGTTATTGCCCGTCGACATCCTAAGCTGAAAAATGATTTTTATCAGTTACTCCGAAATACCGAGATTTGGATTGAAAGTATGACATCGTCTAAAACTATACCTGACGATGTTCACTTTGTTATGTCTGTCCTGATTAAAGGCGGTCTGTTCAATTGCTCCAAAGCTTAA
- a CDS encoding TniB family NTP-binding protein: MSNSVEIQRLVSDFNQSFALFPPFDAILSDLEKLRIKSSRAGFKPSMLVFGDTGAGKSALLEHFTRASQFKTGRKVLRTRVRPSLQETLSWILHSLNPNRRNNRFVKKASEIGLTDMVIRELTQADIGMMIIDECQEFVEIRSNDDKKEISNRLKMISEEASVSMVFVGMPWSKEITRDSQWESRLRLVREIPYFKVINEDGSNNKAEMKRLALCLKAISKLMPLDKQPQLELPEFSLPLLAYSRGEMRALKDILSDALETALNEGAKELTKRHLQEAANFSVEGENPFDVKVDTIKIQTIQQYTRFELDEQTGRRERFDRAFTALQHIPIKKLLSKR, translated from the coding sequence ATGAGTAACTCTGTGGAGATTCAGCGCCTTGTTTCCGACTTTAACCAGTCTTTTGCACTGTTTCCTCCATTCGATGCAATTCTTAGTGATCTGGAAAAACTACGAATTAAAAGTTCAAGAGCTGGATTTAAACCATCGATGTTGGTCTTTGGCGATACAGGTGCAGGTAAGTCGGCATTACTTGAACATTTCACTAGGGCAAGCCAATTTAAAACAGGTCGTAAGGTGCTTAGGACAAGAGTTAGGCCTTCATTGCAAGAGACTCTTAGCTGGATACTTCATAGTCTTAATCCCAACCGGAGAAATAATCGATTTGTAAAAAAAGCCTCTGAAATTGGTTTAACCGACATGGTCATTCGCGAACTTACTCAAGCAGATATAGGCATGATGATTATTGACGAATGCCAAGAGTTTGTGGAAATCCGTTCGAATGATGACAAGAAAGAAATCAGTAATCGATTGAAGATGATAAGTGAAGAAGCTTCTGTCTCAATGGTATTTGTTGGAATGCCTTGGTCAAAAGAAATCACCAGAGACAGTCAGTGGGAGTCCAGGTTACGTTTAGTTCGAGAAATCCCTTACTTTAAAGTGATCAATGAGGATGGTAGTAATAACAAAGCAGAGATGAAGCGACTTGCCCTGTGTTTAAAGGCGATATCAAAGCTGATGCCATTAGATAAACAACCTCAGTTAGAGCTTCCTGAGTTCAGTTTACCACTTTTGGCTTACTCACGGGGAGAGATGCGAGCACTAAAAGATATTTTATCCGATGCACTTGAAACAGCTCTTAACGAAGGCGCAAAGGAACTAACCAAGCGCCATTTACAAGAGGCTGCCAACTTTTCTGTCGAAGGGGAAAATCCATTCGATGTAAAAGTCGACACGATTAAAATTCAGACGATTCAGCAGTACACACGTTTTGAGCTAGATGAACAAACTGGCAGAAGAGAGAGGTTTGACCGTGCTTTTACTGCGTTGCAGCATATTCCTATCAAAAAGTTACTAAGTAAACGCTAG
- the cas6f gene encoding type I-F CRISPR-associated endoribonuclease Cas6/Csy4, with protein MAKRFYLLIRYLPVHADYELLAGRCISQMHLFMVNNQQVMNKIGVSFPNWGASSVGQSIAFVAEDKDVMIGLSYQPYFSLMVKEGLFELSSVLEVPETVGEVRFVRNQNVAKSFLGSKKRRIKRSMARAELSGREQALPVAKEERAIGHFHRVPISSSSSGQDYILYTQKELVNKRSTADFNSYGLSTNQGRRGTVPDFNF; from the coding sequence ATGGCAAAAAGGTTCTATCTCCTCATACGTTACTTACCAGTCCACGCTGACTATGAACTCCTAGCGGGCCGGTGCATTTCGCAAATGCACTTATTTATGGTTAATAACCAACAAGTTATGAATAAAATTGGGGTGAGCTTTCCTAATTGGGGGGCATCGTCAGTTGGTCAATCCATTGCTTTTGTAGCAGAAGACAAAGACGTGATGATAGGGCTTTCTTATCAGCCTTATTTTTCTTTGATGGTGAAAGAAGGCTTGTTTGAGTTGTCTAGTGTACTCGAAGTACCTGAAACAGTCGGTGAGGTAAGGTTTGTTCGCAACCAAAATGTTGCTAAAAGTTTTTTAGGCTCAAAGAAGCGAAGAATAAAACGCAGTATGGCTAGAGCGGAGTTATCTGGTCGTGAACAAGCTTTACCTGTCGCTAAAGAAGAGCGTGCAATTGGGCACTTTCATAGAGTACCTATTTCTAGTAGTTCATCAGGGCAGGATTACATTTTATATACACAAAAGGAACTTGTTAATAAACGCTCTACAGCAGACTTTAATAGTTATGGATTGTCAACCAACCAAGGAAGAAGGGGAACCGTCCCAGACTTTAACTTTTAA
- a CDS encoding helix-turn-helix domain-containing protein has translation MQNHNPIPERLKAARKKAQITQKDLGVKIGMEPSSASGRMNHYEKGRHVPDIGTLERMAEALDVPLNYFFCRNELSAELACLVDKLSDEDKAKLIAKLGAYGES, from the coding sequence GTGCAAAACCACAACCCAATCCCAGAGAGGCTTAAAGCTGCGCGTAAAAAAGCCCAAATCACCCAAAAAGATTTAGGGGTGAAAATAGGTATGGAACCAAGTTCAGCGAGTGGACGAATGAACCACTATGAAAAAGGGCGGCATGTACCAGATATCGGTACCCTTGAACGTATGGCCGAAGCGTTAGATGTACCGCTGAACTACTTTTTCTGTCGTAACGAATTAAGTGCCGAGCTAGCATGCTTGGTAGATAAACTAAGTGATGAGGATAAAGCAAAGTTGATAGCAAAGTTGGGGGCATATGGCGAAAGCTAG
- a CDS encoding TniQ family protein has translation MKTDIQLYPDESLESFLLRLSQDQGHERFSHFAESIWFDTMNQHEAIPGAFPLELNRVNIYHAQTTSQMRVRVLIHLEQQLKLNKSDVLRLVLSHSKSQFSPVYKAVHRFGSDFPYAFVRKRFTPICPQCIGDAPYIRQQWHFISHQACEHHGCKLIHHCPECKSRLEYQDTESISQCECGFDLRNAQIEAAAESELLVARWLSGYDSNPLGFLKAEVKLSERYGFLLWYVNRYGNIDDLSFKSFVEYCNEWPNALWRELDALKDKTEVVRVKEWKQLFFSEAFGGLLLECRQLPSRQLSQNTVLTQVLAYFINLIRDTPVQLKGNISDVLLSPLEASTLLSCTTDEIYRLYEFGEIKAAIRPKIHAKLATHEAAFTLRSVIETKLTRMCSETDGLSVYLPEW, from the coding sequence GTGAAGACGGACATTCAACTTTACCCAGACGAGTCTCTTGAAAGTTTTTTATTGCGCTTATCGCAAGATCAAGGGCATGAGCGATTTTCTCATTTTGCTGAAAGCATCTGGTTTGACACAATGAACCAGCATGAAGCGATTCCAGGTGCTTTTCCTCTCGAGCTCAACAGAGTCAATATTTACCACGCACAAACAACCAGTCAAATGCGAGTGCGGGTTCTTATCCATCTTGAGCAACAGTTAAAGCTCAATAAATCCGACGTTTTGCGATTAGTGCTATCTCACTCAAAATCTCAATTTTCTCCTGTATATAAAGCCGTTCATCGTTTCGGTTCTGATTTCCCTTATGCCTTTGTTCGTAAGCGCTTCACTCCCATTTGCCCTCAATGTATCGGTGATGCCCCATACATACGTCAGCAATGGCACTTTATTTCCCACCAAGCCTGTGAGCACCACGGATGTAAGCTGATACATCACTGCCCAGAATGTAAATCGAGGCTTGAGTATCAAGATACTGAGAGTATCAGCCAATGTGAATGTGGTTTTGACCTAAGAAACGCACAGATTGAAGCTGCTGCAGAGTCGGAGTTATTAGTCGCTCGTTGGTTGTCAGGATATGACTCAAACCCCTTGGGATTTTTGAAAGCAGAAGTGAAGTTGTCGGAACGTTATGGCTTTTTACTTTGGTATGTAAACCGCTATGGCAATATTGATGATCTTAGCTTTAAATCATTCGTTGAATATTGTAATGAGTGGCCAAATGCGTTGTGGCGTGAGCTTGATGCATTGAAGGATAAAACTGAGGTTGTCCGAGTCAAAGAGTGGAAGCAACTGTTTTTTAGTGAAGCCTTTGGTGGTTTGTTACTCGAGTGCCGGCAACTTCCAAGCCGGCAGTTAAGTCAAAATACAGTTTTAACTCAAGTACTAGCCTATTTCATAAATCTAATTAGAGATACTCCTGTACAGCTTAAGGGAAACATAAGCGACGTGCTATTGAGCCCGTTGGAAGCTTCTACATTGCTTTCTTGTACGACAGATGAAATATATCGGTTGTATGAGTTTGGTGAGATAAAAGCAGCCATCAGGCCGAAAATACATGCAAAGCTTGCTACCCATGAAGCTGCCTTTACATTACGAAGTGTTATAGAAACGAAGTTGACTCGAATGTGTTCAGAGACCGATGGTTTAAGTGTGTATCTTCCAGAGTGGTAA
- a CDS encoding TRAP transporter small permease, with protein sequence MDVHITKFKNLLDKIILSFCSIALFLLVTSVTWQVFSRYVLNDPSSFTDELARYLMIWFGLLGASYLFGKNGHLAITLFIHSIGRKYQKPSYILIHLTSLSFVFLAMIKGGIQLMGRTTMQFSPALQIPMSYVYFILPLAGSLMCIYILFNIANLLATPSNERG encoded by the coding sequence ATGGACGTTCATATAACAAAGTTTAAGAACCTATTAGATAAAATAATTCTATCGTTCTGTAGTATTGCTCTCTTTCTCTTAGTAACTTCAGTTACCTGGCAAGTGTTTAGTCGTTATGTTTTGAATGACCCAAGTTCCTTTACAGATGAACTTGCGCGTTACCTTATGATCTGGTTTGGACTATTGGGTGCTAGTTACTTATTTGGTAAGAATGGTCATTTAGCCATTACATTATTCATACATTCGATTGGTAGAAAATACCAAAAACCTAGTTATATATTAATACACTTAACATCATTATCATTTGTTTTTCTGGCGATGATAAAAGGTGGAATTCAACTGATGGGTAGAACCACTATGCAATTTTCACCAGCACTACAAATACCAATGTCCTACGTATACTTTATATTGCCCTTAGCTGGTTCACTGATGTGTATTTACATATTATTTAATATCGCCAATTTACTGGCAACACCTTCCAATGAGAGAGGATAG
- a CDS encoding Mu transposase C-terminal domain-containing protein, producing MKGPFDDESSGELFDNVESALETDVNIGDVTRGGSELCYQPLNAVTVYERDLDSFPEERKNEALQRLKLLSLIGKELDGPWPIKQIQALIEKYKDDVAIPTPSPRTVQRWRERYEKSNGDLKSLVVRNYAKGNRKPKIIGDEYYFDLAVQSWLAAERPNITRAYERYCDSIEVANESIVVGKIPSASYKSFSRRLKQLPPYAVALQRHGKYFADLWFRHNAKHKPPTRILERVEIDHTQLDLMLLHDEYLVPIGRPCLTMLIDVFSGCIIGFHLGFHAPGYATVAKALLNAMKSKDYVKDLPIELSNEWLCEGKIETLVMDNGAEFWSKSIDDACKELNIAVQYNPVKKPWLKPFIERSFGILNKTLLATIPGKTFSNVLEKGDYDAANKAVMKFSTFVEELHRWIIDVHNAKPDSRNNRLPNLYWSQGVKTLPPARLPVKDSEQLSIIMGILVKRKLTEKGIQYEDLFYRSQALADYRARFPQTKESAIKTIKVDPDDLSRIFIFLEEINGYIKVPCDDPEGYTKHLSLHEHIIIKRAHKQYIKGQVDTLSLAKARLALAARMEDETEELRSFKRKRNPPKNIKKMAEFSGISSAAYKSKSPALEKGSLKKSKAAESKDSANFLDDWESILGDLSEDE from the coding sequence ATGAAAGGGCCATTTGATGACGAATCTAGCGGTGAATTGTTTGATAATGTGGAAAGTGCTTTAGAAACAGATGTAAATATTGGTGATGTAACTAGAGGAGGTTCTGAGCTTTGCTACCAACCCCTAAATGCTGTAACCGTTTACGAACGAGACTTAGACAGTTTCCCTGAAGAGCGCAAAAATGAAGCTTTGCAGCGACTAAAGCTTTTGTCACTCATAGGTAAAGAGCTTGATGGCCCTTGGCCAATTAAGCAGATACAAGCGTTAATCGAAAAGTACAAAGATGACGTTGCTATTCCAACTCCTAGCCCAAGAACGGTTCAGCGTTGGAGGGAGCGTTATGAGAAGAGCAACGGCGATTTAAAATCTCTTGTTGTTAGAAATTATGCTAAAGGTAATCGTAAACCAAAAATCATAGGTGATGAATATTACTTTGATCTAGCCGTGCAAAGTTGGCTCGCCGCTGAAAGACCGAACATTACCCGTGCTTATGAACGTTACTGTGACTCAATTGAAGTGGCTAATGAATCAATTGTTGTTGGTAAAATACCTAGCGCTAGCTACAAATCATTCTCAAGGCGACTTAAACAGCTTCCCCCCTATGCTGTTGCTCTACAAAGACATGGAAAATATTTTGCTGATCTTTGGTTCAGACACAACGCTAAGCACAAACCGCCTACACGTATTCTGGAGCGAGTTGAAATAGATCATACACAATTGGATTTGATGTTACTCCATGATGAGTATCTCGTTCCTATTGGACGCCCCTGCTTGACGATGCTTATCGATGTATTTAGCGGTTGTATTATTGGCTTTCATCTTGGGTTTCACGCACCGGGATATGCAACGGTAGCGAAGGCATTGTTAAATGCAATGAAGTCTAAAGACTACGTAAAAGATTTACCTATAGAGTTAAGCAATGAATGGCTTTGTGAGGGAAAAATTGAAACATTGGTCATGGACAATGGAGCTGAGTTCTGGTCAAAAAGTATTGACGATGCCTGTAAAGAACTCAACATTGCTGTTCAATACAATCCAGTTAAAAAGCCTTGGTTAAAACCCTTTATTGAAAGGTCATTCGGTATTCTAAACAAAACGTTACTCGCCACTATTCCGGGAAAGACGTTTTCAAATGTTCTGGAAAAGGGGGACTATGATGCAGCCAATAAAGCTGTAATGAAGTTCTCTACGTTTGTTGAAGAACTGCATCGTTGGATCATCGATGTTCACAACGCCAAACCTGACTCGAGAAACAATCGCTTGCCTAACTTATACTGGAGCCAAGGTGTCAAGACACTTCCTCCAGCTAGACTCCCGGTTAAAGACAGTGAACAACTGTCTATTATTATGGGCATATTAGTGAAGCGAAAACTCACGGAGAAAGGTATTCAGTACGAAGACTTATTCTATCGAAGTCAAGCCCTTGCCGATTATCGCGCAAGATTTCCACAGACGAAAGAATCAGCGATAAAAACCATTAAAGTAGATCCCGATGATCTGTCCAGAATTTTTATCTTTTTGGAGGAGATTAACGGGTATATCAAAGTTCCCTGTGATGACCCCGAAGGATACACAAAACATCTTTCACTTCATGAACACATCATTATCAAACGAGCTCATAAACAGTATATAAAAGGACAAGTTGATACTCTTTCGCTTGCGAAAGCACGTCTCGCTTTAGCAGCGCGAATGGAAGATGAAACAGAAGAGCTGCGTTCTTTCAAGAGAAAGCGTAACCCCCCAAAAAACATTAAAAAGATGGCTGAGTTTTCGGGAATAAGTAGTGCAGCCTATAAATCGAAGTCACCAGCTTTGGAAAAAGGGTCATTGAAAAAGAGTAAAGCTGCAGAGTCAAAGGATAGTGCTAATTTCTTGGATGATTGGGAATCGATACTTGGAGATTTAAGTGAGGATGAGTAA
- a CDS encoding type I-F CRISPR-associated protein Csy2 produces the protein MTKLSDLLAIEDANVKQATLKKMFMPYTENVSIDGFEKEALTILLNLSSSYQADRCSNWLDVARAKNYLQNIDNLDASLAEIKWFHTHNLKFPDCRVKGQRIIAKALSTSESFISSVGLDNGWGWSHNSAFYRHPIWLLNPFSWRSKSVSVLSLIQEENQDWLSLLQEFGLTVTQLAHIQNSLLVELRDEIFPNSVSAYSKQLRFPWRGDYVSITPVVSHAMQRELELRSRNKESKLRFVSSSLPNSASIGNLCGSLGGHIKVLDYPLGVKSNLNKTLNVNRQKSGRYFDDYQVTNSRICQVLNHLIGVRPLKTKKQRERARLVQSRILRKQIALWMLPLLELRDIQDAVPNRQQLKHDDSLAQAFLTLPASEFPSLANDFNRHLHFVFQENRFTAKFAYHPNLMSVAKAQISWLLEELSQPSEPQELEPAEQYIYLSFFRVQDAIAMSSPYLSGIPSMAAFWGFMHQYQREFNQLVGGDCKFEFSSFSLYVRSENIKPSAKLSEPNSVAKKRVISNAKRPTILGQRLSDLEIDLIIRVESQNRISDFLSELKAALPVVLAGGSVFQPLISSQIDWLKTFSSKSELFHVLKGEPANGRWLFPSETQPQSFDELEQLLSGDSNRIPISIGYHLLEYPTARDNSLTERHAYAENALGIAKRLNPIDVRFGGRDHFFNHAFWSLEYSGEAILIKKLRD, from the coding sequence ATGACGAAATTAAGCGATTTATTAGCAATAGAAGACGCGAACGTAAAGCAAGCAACGTTAAAGAAGATGTTTATGCCTTACACAGAGAATGTCAGTATCGATGGGTTTGAAAAAGAAGCTCTGACGATTTTACTCAATCTAAGTTCAAGTTATCAAGCTGATAGGTGTTCGAATTGGTTGGATGTTGCCCGTGCTAAAAACTATCTCCAAAACATTGATAATCTGGATGCATCTCTTGCTGAAATCAAATGGTTTCATACTCATAATCTCAAGTTCCCGGATTGTCGCGTCAAAGGACAACGGATAATAGCAAAGGCTCTTTCTACATCTGAGTCATTTATCTCAAGTGTAGGGTTAGATAATGGTTGGGGCTGGTCACATAACTCTGCGTTCTATCGTCACCCGATCTGGTTGTTGAACCCCTTTAGCTGGCGATCAAAGTCAGTGAGTGTCCTGTCTCTCATTCAAGAAGAAAATCAGGATTGGTTATCACTTTTACAAGAGTTTGGTTTAACCGTAACGCAACTGGCTCACATTCAAAACTCATTGTTAGTTGAACTGCGTGATGAGATCTTTCCTAACAGTGTAAGTGCATATAGCAAGCAACTAAGATTCCCATGGAGGGGGGATTACGTATCAATAACCCCAGTAGTGAGTCATGCAATGCAAAGAGAGTTAGAACTTAGATCGCGTAATAAAGAGAGTAAGTTACGGTTTGTATCCTCGTCTTTACCAAACTCTGCGAGCATTGGCAACTTGTGCGGCAGTTTAGGCGGACATATAAAAGTGTTGGATTATCCTTTAGGAGTAAAATCTAACCTAAACAAAACATTAAATGTAAATCGTCAAAAGAGTGGGCGATATTTTGATGACTATCAGGTAACGAACTCTAGGATCTGTCAGGTACTGAATCATCTAATCGGAGTTAGACCACTTAAAACAAAAAAGCAAAGAGAGCGGGCGCGATTGGTTCAGAGTAGGATATTACGAAAGCAAATAGCATTATGGATGTTACCGCTACTTGAATTAAGGGATATTCAGGATGCAGTGCCCAATCGGCAACAATTAAAGCATGATGATTCACTTGCTCAAGCGTTTTTGACATTGCCTGCGTCAGAATTTCCGTCATTAGCTAACGATTTTAACCGACATCTACATTTCGTTTTTCAGGAAAACAGGTTTACAGCTAAGTTTGCGTATCACCCTAATCTTATGAGCGTAGCCAAAGCGCAGATCAGTTGGTTGCTAGAAGAACTTAGTCAACCAAGCGAACCCCAAGAACTAGAACCAGCTGAACAATACATCTACCTATCATTTTTTCGAGTGCAAGATGCTATTGCAATGAGTAGTCCTTATTTATCGGGTATCCCGTCGATGGCGGCCTTTTGGGGGTTCATGCACCAATATCAAAGAGAATTCAATCAGCTTGTTGGCGGTGATTGTAAATTTGAATTCTCAAGTTTTTCGCTTTATGTTCGAAGTGAGAATATAAAGCCTTCAGCAAAACTTAGCGAACCTAACTCAGTCGCCAAAAAGCGAGTTATTTCTAATGCCAAGAGACCAACAATTCTCGGTCAACGGTTGTCTGATTTAGAGATAGATCTGATCATACGAGTTGAAAGTCAAAATAGAATTTCAGATTTTTTGTCGGAGCTTAAAGCTGCGCTTCCAGTAGTCTTAGCGGGAGGTTCAGTCTTTCAACCACTTATTTCATCACAGATTGACTGGCTCAAAACCTTCAGTAGTAAAAGTGAGCTATTTCATGTTTTAAAAGGCGAGCCGGCAAACGGGCGTTGGTTATTTCCAAGCGAAACGCAGCCACAAAGTTTTGACGAACTTGAACAGTTATTAAGTGGAGACTCAAATCGCATTCCCATTTCAATTGGCTACCATTTGTTAGAGTATCCAACAGCGCGTGATAATTCATTAACTGAAAGACATGCTTATGCAGAGAATGCTTTAGGTATTGCTAAGCGTTTGAATCCAATAGATGTTCGTTTTGGTGGACGAGATCACTTTTTTAACCATGCCTTTTGGTCGTTAGAATACAGTGGAGAAGCTATCCTAATAAAAAAATTAAGGGATTAG